A window of Mycolicibacterium holsaticum DSM 44478 = JCM 12374 genomic DNA:
GTCGCCTCCAGCGATGCGGACACGCCCGGCGGCAATTGCTGTGGCTCGTAGTACGCGCGGTACGCGAGATCGGCGTAGCTGAGGCTCTTTTCCGGGTTGTCGCGCACCACCGCGCGCGAGCCGACCAGCTCCAGCTCGGACTCGTCGACCTCCAGGCGCGGCGCGGCCATGGCCAGGATCTGGCCGCGCAGCATCGCGCCGGCCTCGTTGACAGCGCCCGCCGTCATCGGCGCACTGCGGCTGCCCTGGGTGCCTGCGCCGTACGGGGTCACCGCGGTGTCACCCTGGATGGTCGACACGTCGTTGATGTCTGCGCCCAGCGCGTCGGCGGTCAACTGAACGACCGTGGTCTCCAGGCTGTTACCGGTCGACCCGCCGTTGACGTAGACGTTGATCTTGCCGGTCGGCTCCATCCGGATGGTCGCACCCTCGGTGGCCAGGTGCCCCGTCGCGGCGCCCGTCGGCTCGATGTAGGCGGAGAAGCCGAGGCCGATGTAGCGGCCCTCGGCCAGCGCATCGGCCTGCTCCTTGCGGAAGCCTTCGTGGTCAAGGATTTTCACGGCCTGTTCGAAGGTGTCCGCAGGCGCGACATGGTCGTACGGCATGCCGTTGGGGTTAACGTACGGCATTTCGTCACCGCGAAGGATGTTGCGCCGGCGCAGCTCGACGGGATCCATGTCCATCTGGCGTGCGGCGATGTCGAAAAGCAGTTCACGCGCCAGGGTTTCGTACTGCCACGGGCCACGGTAGGCGTGCAGACCCGCGGTGTTGGAGAACACGGTCTTGTAGTTGAAGCTGGCTTTCGGGACGCGGTACGGGCCCGGGAAGAACATCCCGACGGCGGCGGTGGTCAGCACCGGATACGGGGTCGGGTAGGCACCGATGTCGTAGGTGAAATCGATGTCGGCGGCCAGGATCTTGCCGTCCTCGTCGAACGCCATGCGCGCCTTGCCGTCGACGTGGCGGGCCTGCCCGGCCGACATCAGGTTCTCGCGCCGGTCCTCTATCCACTTCAGCGCTACGCCCGATCGCGCGTTCGACGTGGTGGCCGTGACCTTGCGGGCGGCCAACATGATGCACATGTCCTCGCGCATCGGCACGACCTTCTGACCGAAGGCGCCGCCGGTGTCGCGCATGACGACCCTGACGTTCTGCGCGGGGATGCCCAACAGCCTGGCGCAGAAGGCCCGCAGCTCGTGCGGCGCCTGCGTGGAGGCCCACATCGTCAACTCACCGGTGGACGCCGCCCATTCGACGACCAGGCCGCGCGTCTCGATCGGCACCGGCGCATGGATCTGCTGATAGATGTCGGCCTCGGCCACGTATGCGGCGTTGGCGAAGGTCTCCTCGTCCGGCGGGGCGCCGCCCATGCCGCCCGCGACGTTGTCGGGGTAGGCCTCGTGCACGATCACGTCGGAGCCCACTGCTTTGGTGAAGTCCGCGACCGCGGGCAGCGGTTCGTAGTCCACGTCCACCCGCTCGACGGCGTCCTCGGCGAGGTAGCGGCTGTCGGCGACGACGAGCGCGACGGGATCGCCGACGAACTTCGCCTCGCCCTCGGCCAGCGGCGGGCGCGGGGTGTCGGGCATGTCCTTACCCGCCACCGCGTGCCAGGCTTCCTTCACGTCGGGGTTGAGGTCGGACGCGGTGAACACCGCATGCACACCCGGCATGGCCAGCGCGGCCGATGCGTCGATGCCCTGGATGCGTGCCCGGGCGAACGGGCTGCGCACAAAGCACGCGTGCAGCATGCCCGGCCGCATCACATCGTCGACAAAGGTGCCGTGACCTGTGAGAAGTCGATTGTCTTCCAGACGCGCCATGCGGGTGCCCGCATACCGCGTCGCGACCGTTCCACCTGTAGGGGACGCCACGGCTATCGCTCCAATCCGACCGCTTGAGAGTGTCGTTATCCTACTTCGGTAAACGAAATGCCGGAAGTGGAGAACGACATTATCGGATGAGTTGTCTCATCCGTCGCGGTGGATCCGGCCGCTCGTCTCGGTCAGCGGGCGACCGCCGCCGCCCCACCGCCGGGCGATGAGCTCCGCGGCGATCGACACTGCGGTCTCCTCGGGTGTGCGCGCACCCAGATCCAGCCCGATCGGACTGGCCAGTCGGCATAACTCGGCGTCGGTCAGCCCGGCCTCGCGTAGCCGGGCTGTCCGATCGTCGTGGGTGCGTCGCGACCCCATCACCCCGATGTAGCCGACCTCGGGCAACCGCAGCGCCACCTGCAGCACCGGCACGTCGAACTTGGGATCGTGGGTGAGCACACAGATCGCCGTCCGCGCGTCGATGGCGCCCTGCTCGGCCTGCTCGGCCAGGTAGCGGTCGGGCCATTTCACGACGACTTCGTCGGCGGCGGGGAAGCGGGCCGGCGTCGCGAACACCGGCCGTGCGTCGCACACCGTCACCCGGTAGCCGAGCAGTGCGGCCTGTTGGGCGAGCGCGCTGGCGAAGTCGATCGCACCGAAGATCAGCATCCGGGGGCGCGGGGCGTGGCTGGCGACGAACACCTCCATCCCGGTTTCCTGACGCTGACCGTCGGGGCCGTAGGACAGCACGGTCGTGCGCCCCGCGGCGAGCAGCCCACGTGCGTCGTCGGTGACCGCGGCGTCGGCGCGCGCCGAACCCAACGTCCCGTCGGCCGCGTCCGGTCCGACGACCAGCCGGCGACCGACCACCTGCGGGTCGGGGTGGGCGATGACGGTCGCGACGGCCGTCGGGCGGTGCGCGGCGATGTCGTCGGCGATCTCCTGCAGCTGCGGGAAGGTGTCGCGCGACATCGGCTCGGCGAAGATGTCGATGATGCCGCCGCAGGTGAGCCCGACCGCGAACGCGTCGTCGTCGCTGACGCCGTAGCGCTGCAGTTCCGGCCGGCCCGAGGCGACGACCTCGTTGGCCAGCTCGTACACCGCGGCCTCCACGCAGCCGCCCGACACCGAGCCCGCGACCGAGCCGTCGGGAGCGACGATCATCGCGGCGCCGGGTTCGCGCGGTGCCGACCGGATCGTGCGCACGACGGTTGCCACGCCCGCGGTTCCGCCGGCCTTCCACACCGACAGCAGCTGGTCGAGTACGTCGCGCACGCTCGCAGTGTAGGCCGGATGTGCGCCGCCGCTAGGCAGATGCTCAGCCGACGTCGAACTCGATCCCGGTGCGTTTACGTAGTCGAGTTGGGGTAGTTTCGCCTCGAACACGGTGGGCAGACGACGGTCGGTGGCAGCAAGGCTCATGTCGGTCTCCTCGAAAATCGCGCTGACACCTCGATGCTCGATCCGGAAGGAAAGCGGGCCAGCGTAGTGCAGCACTACCGCAACGCGGCGAAGAGGATCGTGGCGGGCCTGTTCGTGGCGTTTGCGTGGTGCGCGACGCCCGCGGTCGCGCTCGCCTCCCCGGTGCCGCCGGTATCGGATGCGGCAAGGGCAGCGGGTCTGGTCGATGTGCGCACGGTCGTCCCGGATGCGGTCATCGACCTGCGCTACGCCACACCGGACAACTTCGTCGGCGAACAGCTGTACCCGAGCGACGCGCGCTGTCTGGTGCACGAGTCGATCGCCGCGGGTCTTGCGACGGCGGCTCAAGCGCTGCGCCCCGACGTGCTGGTGTTCTGGGACTGTTACCGGCCCCACGATGTGCAGGTGCGGATGTATGAGGCGGTATCGGACTCTGGTTGGGTGGCGCGGCCAGGACCCTACGCGCGCAGCCATGAAGCCGGTCTGTCGGTCGACGTCACATTGGCGCGCGACGGCGCCTACGTCGACATGGGCACCGGCTTCGACGAGTTCACGACGCGCGCCAACGCGTATGCGACCGACGGCGTCAGCGCGGCCGCCCAGCGAAACCGGGCCCGGTTACGCGAGGCGATGAAAGCCGGTGGGCTTTCGGTGTATTCGGGAGAGTGGTGGCACTTCGACGCTCCGAACGCCGGCGTCAACCATCCGATTCTCGACGCGCCAGTGAACTAATCCGCCTTTTCCCACAGGCAGTTCCCACTCAGGTCGGCCTCGAACATCCTGGGCGGCACGGTGATCGAGAGCGGTGCCCCCGGTTCGCCCTCTGCCGCCTCAGGCGCGCCGACCACGCCGGCGCTCACCACCTCCGACAGCACCGCGCGACAGCGGCTTTCCGAATCCTGCGGGGTTGCCGTCCAATCGCCCGAGGCGACTTCGGGGTTGCGCCTACCTTGTCCACGCAGCGTGATCTCCGGCCCGTAGCTCAACCACCTGTCGTTCGGCGGTTGCGGGGTGGCGACGGACTGCCACCGGCCGTCGCGACAGGTCAGCGGCATGGTGGCACCCGGTGCGACGGTCGCGACGTCGGACAGCTCGGCCGGGCAGGGGCTGTCCGGTTGCGGCACGGCGGGGTCGGCGGCCGCGACGGCAGGCGCCGACAGCAGGGTCGCCGCCGCCACGAATGCGATTACGTTGCCACGCACCGGACTACACCTTGTCGAGATCGGTGCTCATCAGCATCACGTTGTATTCCGACCACAGCGACAGGTTCCAGTACAGCTCCGAGCCGGTGCCCTGGGTGGACGGTGACCACGGATGCATCATCGGCGCGTAGATGCCGCCGTTCTGCTGGCTCATCAACACCTTCGCGCTCGACCACGTGCCTTCCGGGCGGTCGGCTGTGCGCATCACGATGTTGTTGAACTGGTCGCCGTGCAGCACGACGTACTTGCCCAGATGTTCGTTGTACTGCACCGACATCTCGCTGACCTGGTTACCGACCTTGGCGACTCCGCAGGCGCCCTTGTCCACCCCGAACACCGGGGTGGCCTTGCCGGGATCGTTCTTGTACCAGCCGGCCGGAGTGCTCGAGAACCAGCTCTTCTTTCCGGCGCTGTAGTACTCGTACTTGCTGACGTCCAGGATGTCCTTCTCGGCGACGCGGGACAGGTACGCGGCGCCTTGGCGGCCGTTGGGGGTGCCGTACATGTAGACGTAGCCGTCGTCGCCGCGGACGAAAGCCGACTGCTGGAAGTTCTTCTGCCCGCTCCACGGGTCGTTATAGCGCACGGAAGTCGGTGCGACGGTCCAGTTTTCGCCGTTGTCCGTCGAGTACGCGATCGCCGAGTAGTTCGTGGTCCAGCGCCCCGGCGAACCCCACTGCGACACCGACATGAAGCTGACGTACTGGGTGACCCCGAACTGGGTGCCCGGGGTCGGAAGGGCGATGCCCGCGGTCGGAATGAGCGTCACCCCGGTCGGCAGCCCGGGTGCGGGGTGAATGATCTGCCTGGCGAACGTCGGGTTCGACAGCGGTGCGCCGCCGAACATGTTGCCGTTGAACCATTCTCCGTCGGGAATCGTCATACCGTCGGCAAGGTCGTAGTCAGAACTGCGGAACAGCGTGTTGAGCCGCCATATCCCGGACATGTTGGGGCCGCTGAACGTGTCGCCGACCGC
This region includes:
- a CDS encoding XdhC family protein; the protein is MRDVLDQLLSVWKAGGTAGVATVVRTIRSAPREPGAAMIVAPDGSVAGSVSGGCVEAAVYELANEVVASGRPELQRYGVSDDDAFAVGLTCGGIIDIFAEPMSRDTFPQLQEIADDIAAHRPTAVATVIAHPDPQVVGRRLVVGPDAADGTLGSARADAAVTDDARGLLAAGRTTVLSYGPDGQRQETGMEVFVASHAPRPRMLIFGAIDFASALAQQAALLGYRVTVCDARPVFATPARFPAADEVVVKWPDRYLAEQAEQGAIDARTAICVLTHDPKFDVPVLQVALRLPEVGYIGVMGSRRTHDDRTARLREAGLTDAELCRLASPIGLDLGARTPEETAVSIAAELIARRWGGGGRPLTETSGRIHRDG
- a CDS encoding M15 family metallopeptidase — its product is MLDPEGKRASVVQHYRNAAKRIVAGLFVAFAWCATPAVALASPVPPVSDAARAAGLVDVRTVVPDAVIDLRYATPDNFVGEQLYPSDARCLVHESIAAGLATAAQALRPDVLVFWDCYRPHDVQVRMYEAVSDSGWVARPGPYARSHEAGLSVDVTLARDGAYVDMGTGFDEFTTRANAYATDGVSAAAQRNRARLREAMKAGGLSVYSGEWWHFDAPNAGVNHPILDAPVN
- a CDS encoding xanthine dehydrogenase family protein molybdopterin-binding subunit codes for the protein MARLEDNRLLTGHGTFVDDVMRPGMLHACFVRSPFARARIQGIDASAALAMPGVHAVFTASDLNPDVKEAWHAVAGKDMPDTPRPPLAEGEAKFVGDPVALVVADSRYLAEDAVERVDVDYEPLPAVADFTKAVGSDVIVHEAYPDNVAGGMGGAPPDEETFANAAYVAEADIYQQIHAPVPIETRGLVVEWAASTGELTMWASTQAPHELRAFCARLLGIPAQNVRVVMRDTGGAFGQKVVPMREDMCIMLAARKVTATTSNARSGVALKWIEDRRENLMSAGQARHVDGKARMAFDEDGKILAADIDFTYDIGAYPTPYPVLTTAAVGMFFPGPYRVPKASFNYKTVFSNTAGLHAYRGPWQYETLARELLFDIAARQMDMDPVELRRRNILRGDEMPYVNPNGMPYDHVAPADTFEQAVKILDHEGFRKEQADALAEGRYIGLGFSAYIEPTGAATGHLATEGATIRMEPTGKINVYVNGGSTGNSLETTVVQLTADALGADINDVSTIQGDTAVTPYGAGTQGSRSAPMTAGAVNEAGAMLRGQILAMAAPRLEVDESELELVGSRAVVRDNPEKSLSYADLAYRAYYEPQQLPPGVSASLEATARFNSQAPIHWANATHVCTCEVDVQTGRVTLTRYIVSEDVGPMINPNVVEGQIAGGTVQGIGGALLEEMVYDDDGNPLSSTFVDYLLPTATEVPAIEYGHVEIPGPGVGGYKGCGEGGAIGSTPAVINAINDALAPLGVTLTRLPASPAAIVDLVEQATK